The genome window GAGATGTCGGACGACTGCGATTCCTTCATGGATCGTTACCACTGGTCCAACGGCTGCATGTCCTGCCATGTGATGGACGGCCACTGGCTCATGTACGAGCAGCCCCACTACAGAGGCAGGATGTGGTACTTCAGGCCTGGAGAGTACAGGAACTTCAGAGACTACGGTGGCATGAGGTTCATGAGCATGAGGCGCATCATGGACTCCTGGTATTAAAAGCAAACTGTGCTAAATTGACAATAAAGAAATTTCGAATAATCAAAATACAGAAAAGCGTTTGTGTTTTCCCTCCATAATGATCTCACCGTATCGCCATAAAGACGtttttaagaaaacattttagaaacCACTCCATTTGACAGTAATGAAGCACAATATGTCCTCCCATGACCTCCCAAGATTTGCTGGACTACCATGGATGAAGGTACAGCATTTGTTGGGGTGGTTATCTTGCACTAATATCTTAATagactttatattaaaattgTAACACCTCAAATAAAGCCAGTCCcatttttcctgtaatttaatttgtcCTTTATAAAGTTATTCAAAAATAGTACAAAAGTGTTTAATCCAAGGTTCTGACATAAAGCCACACCAACCACACTATGACCTTTCAACTATTTACCTTCAACCACCAAACTCATTTCAGAGCAAAGTTGATTGAATCAAACACATTTTGAGATTTcattaaaacacattcaaatCAATACGCAAAAGaattcagcaaattcatcagaAAACAGCAAAGTATTGCAATGCATAACCAGCCATTGTTAAATTCTCATTCGACTAAGTCATTTTGagacacatttattaaaaaaaaaaaaaagatgcatctGACCCTGCTTGGGTGTTTACTCCAAGTTTTAATTCTCAAGCACATGTTTTAAAGCAGCAATGTGTTTTGGCCACCCTGCCCAGATCTAACTCATAATTACTCAATTACTTTACAGACAACATTGGGTTCATTAATTGCTGATCATTTGCAGGGTCATTTCTTCTACCAAAAGGTATGACTGTATACTCAAAGCTGATGTTCCAAAAAGCAAAGATCTCTGATGTTCACTGGATTAATGGAATGTATCGATTTTCAACAATCCACCTTAGTAGCATATGCAGAGGTTCCTGTTTTATCCATGGAACCCTCCAAGTGAAGAAAAGCAATACAATCTCACTTAGTGATTATGTTAAGGCaatttttgaatcattttaacAATTTGTCAAAGCTATTAATTTGAAAGATACTCGGCGAAATCTTCTGGTATGATATGAATAGTGGAAAACGTTTGCCAAACATCCACAATGCAACACCAGGATGATGAgcttcattatatttttttacttgcaTAGTTAATGTCTTCCGCCCAGAGTACAAATATGAAAAAGGTATTGGAGAGTACATTCGTAGTCTCGTCAGAGTAAGACCATTTCAGTAGTTGTGAGTAACAAACTCTGCTGTAAAATACCCTAGATTAATTAGAATGAACcagaattaattaatattaataattagctAGAATAGGACCATAATAGCAGGTGACAGTGGCTTAACACATTGAGCTTTCTCTCTCAATGTACAGGCTTTCTGTGGTTGATgctgaggtgtatagtgagatAAATAAGGTCAAATTTCAGGGCTCCTCAGTgttacataaaacataaaattacaTTCAGTAtcccacaaaagtgagtacacccctgacatttttgtaaatatttgatgatatcttttcatgtgacgacactgaagaaatgacactttgctacagtgtaaagtagtgaatgtacagcttgtgtaacagtgtaaatttgctgtcccctcaaaataactcaacacacagccattaatgtctaaaccgctggcaacaaaagtgagtacacccctaagtgataatgtccaaattgggcccaattagccattttccctccctggtgtcatgtgacttgttagtgttacaaggtctcaggtgtgaatagggagcaggtgtgttaaatttggtgtcatcgctctcacactctctcatacaggtCACTGGAAgatcaacatggcacctcatggcaaagaactcttcgaggatctgaaaaaaaagaattgttgctctacataaagatggcctaggctgtaagaagattgccaagactctgacactgagctgcagcacggtggccaagaccatacagaggtttaacaggacaggttccactcagaacaggcctcgccatggtcgaccaaagaagatGAGTGCACGtactcagcatcatatccagaggttgtgtttgggaaatagacgtatgagtgctgccagcattgctgcagaggttgaaggggtgggggggtcagcctctCAGTGCtgagaccatatgccgcacactgcatcaaattggtgtgcatggctgtcgtcccagaagaaattctcttctaaagatgatgcacaagaaagcccgcaaacagtttgctgaagacaagcagactaaggacatggattactggaaccatgtcctgtggtctgatgagaccaagataaacttatttggttcagatggtgtgaAGCGTGTGTGGCGGAAACCAGGtcaggagtacaaagacaagtgtgtcttgcctacagtcaagcatggtggtgggagtgtcatggtctggggctgcatgagtgctgctggcactggggagatacagttcattgagggaaccatgaatgccaacatgtactgtgacatactgaagcagagcatgatcccctcccttcggagaccgGGCCGCAGGGCACtatttcagcatgataacgaccccaaactcACCTctaagacgaccactgccttgctaaagaagctgagggtgaaggtgatggactaaaccctattgagcatctgtggggcatcctcaaacggaaggtggaggagcacaaggtctctaacatccaccagctccgtgatgttgtcatggaggagaggaagaggactccagtggcaacctgtggagctctggtgaactccacgcccaagagggttaaggcagtgctggaaaataatggtggccacacaaaatattgacactttgggcccaatttggacattttcacttaggggtgtactcacttttgttgccagcggtttagacattaattgctgtgtgttgagttattttgaggggacagcaaattaacactgttacacaagctgtacactcactactttacattgtagcaaagtgtcatttcttcagtgtcgtcacatggaaagatatcatcaaatatttacaaaaatgtcaggggtgtactcacttttgtgggaTACTGTATATTACGGCATCGCTTCTGGCGTGAAATAACATCTGTGTTTGAATATTACAGGATTTGACCTGTGTGCCAgtatgtggaaaaaaagaagaagaaaaaaacagtgataGGAGGAAAAACTGAATGTGTGTTGATACCTTGGGAAGGAAGGTTGATACCAGGGAAGGAACTTATGCTCAAATTGGTCAAAGCAGTTCACTAGTGGTGTAAGGTCTAGCTTTATTTGctcattttgaaacatttcttttaaactttttttttttaacatttcttttaaacattttgaaacatttcttttaaacagagaTCAATTGAGATGCACAGAAATGTCTATTGAAGCTTCTCAGAGCAATTGCTGCATAATACCCCAAAGCCTCATTTGTATATAGGTCTTCTGAATGGATTATGCTACTAAACTCACAGAGCAACATTCTGCTTGTACTGACAacttacatttgtttttacagaACCATTTTACCAGCTTTCCAAACAGGTAACAGGTACATTTCATTCACatgacacaaaagaaaaaaagcatgtcTATAGACTGTAATGACTAAAATAGCTGACTACTGAAAGATATATGGTGTTAGCTTGCTAATGCTAGCCATGTTAAAGCCATCTGGAAACCACGGCATGTGGGACTATAGCAAAAGCTCTTTCGGTCTTTGTTGACCTTTGTGCTTTATGTCTGGTCAAGAGTTTCTTTAGTTCTGGTCAGGTATAAATACAGGGGTTAAACCAGTCAGGTGGGCAGTTCAGCAGTTGGAAGCAGCTTGGACAAGTCAAACCAGTCACCATGACCATGGGCAGGGTAAACACTGCAAGaacattaaacatttgtttaatttcaaaTAATTGCTCATTGTTGATCTTTGCAATGCTTCTAAGGTAGCATAAACAAATGTGCCCAACTTTCAATTTGCTCAAAGGTTCTTTCTACCAAAAGCATTGATACTCTTCTTGTGAGACTGATTCTGAAACTCCTCACCCCAACAGGTTATCTTCTATGAGGACAGGAACTTCATGGGGCGCTCCTATGAGTGCACCGGTGATTGTTCCGATATGCACTCTTACATGAGCCGCTGCCACTCCTGCAGGGTGGAGAGCGGCTGCTGGATGGTCTACGACCGCACCAACTTCATGGGAAACCAGTATTTCATGAGGAGGGGCGAGTACGCTGACTACATGAACATGTGGGGCTGGGGCAACAACTGCATCAGGTCCTGCCGCATGATCCCCATGGTATGCTATTGGATGTAACATACTTTTTAGGATACATATATCCCAATAGGTGTTTTTACCCTAAAAAGACGGTGTTTGTCCTCTTCCCAAACAGTACAGAGGATCCTACAGAATGAGGATCTATGAGAGGGACAACTTCATGGGTCAGATGTATGAGATGTCGGACGACTGCGATTCCTTCATGGATCGTTACCACTGGTCCAACGGCTGCATGTCCTGCCATGTGATAGACGGCCACTGGCTCATGTACGAGCAGCCCCACTACAGAGGCAGGATGTGGTACTTCAGGCCTGGAGAGTACAGGAACTTCAGAGACTACGGCGGCATGAGGTTCATGAGCATGAGGCGCATCATGGACTCCTGGTATTAAAAGCAAACTGTGCTAAATTGACAATAAAGAAATTTCGAATAATCAAAATACAGAAAAGCGTTTGTGTTTTCCCTCCATAACGATCTCACCGTATCTCCATAAAGACGtttttaagaaaacatttaGGAAACCACTCCATTTGACAGTAATGAAGCACAATATGTCCTCCCATGACCTCCCAAGATTTGCTGGACTACCATGGATGAAGGTACAGCATTTGTTGGGGTGGTTATCTTGCACTAATATCTTAATagactttatattaaaattgTAACACCTCAAATAAAGCCAGTCCCATTTTTCCTGTCATTTAATTTGTGCTTTATAAAGTTATTCAAAAATAGTACAAAAGTGTTTAATCCAAGGTTCTGACATAAAGCCACACCAACCACACTATGACCTTTCAACTATTTACCTTCAACCACCAAACTCATTTCAGAGCAAAGTTGATTGAATCAAACACATTTTGAGATTTcattaaaacacattcaaatCAATACGCAAAAGagttcagcaaattcatcagaAAACAGCAAAGTATTGCAATGCATAACCAGCCATTGTTAAATTCTCATTCGACTAAGTCATTTTGagacacatttattaaaaaaaaaaagatgcatctGACCCTGCTTGGGTGTTTACTCCAAGTTTTAATTTTCAAGCACATGTTTTAAAGCAGCAATGTGTTTTGGCCACCCTGCCCAGATCTGACTCATAATTACTCAATTACTTTACAGACAACATTTGGTTCATTAATTGCTGATCATTTGCAGGGTCATTTCTTCTACCAAAAGGTATGACTGTATACTCAAAGCTGATGTTCCAAAAAGCAAAGATCTCTGATGTTCACTGGATTAATGGAATGTATCGATTTTCAACAATCCACCTTAGTGGCATATGCAGAGGTTCCTGTTTTATCCATGGAACCCTCCAAGTGAAGAAAAGCAATACAATCTCACTTAGTGATTATGTTAAGGCaatttttgaatcattttaacAATTTGTCAAACCTAATAATTTGAAAGATACTCGGCAAAATCTTCTGGTATGATATGAATAGTGGAAAACGTATGCCAAACATCCACAATGCAACACCAGGATGATGAgcttcattatatttttttacttgcaTAGTTAATGTCTTCCGCCCAGAGTACAAATATGAAAAAGGTATTGGAGAGTACATTCGTAGTCTCGTCAGAGTAAGACCATTTCAGTAGTTGTGAGTAACAAACTCTGCTGTAAAATACCCTAGATTAATTAGAATGAACcagaattaattaatattaataattagctAGAATAGGACCATAATAGCAGGTGACAGTGGCTTAACACATTGAGCTTTCTCTCTCAATGTACAGGTTTTCTGTGGTTGATgctgaggtgtatagtgagatAAATAAGGTCAAATTTCAGGGCTCCTCAGTgttacataaaacataaaattacatacagtatcccacaaaagtgagtacacccctgacatttttgtaaatatttgatgatatcttttcatgtgacaacactgaagaaatgacactttgctacagtgtaaagtagtgagtgtacagcttgtgtaacagtgtaaatttgctgtcccctcaaaataactcaacacacagccattaatgtctaaaccgctggcaacaaaagtgagtacacccctaagtgaaaatgtccaaattgggcccaattagccattttccctccccggtgtcatgtgacttgttagtgttacaaggtctcaggtgtggaCAAggtgcaggtgtgttaaatttggtgtcatcgctctcacactctctcatacaggtcactggaagttcaacatggcacctcatggcaaagacctctctgaggatctgaaaaaaagaattgttgctctacataaagatggcctaggctataagaagattgccaagaccctgacactgagctgcagcacggtggccaagaccatacagcggtttaacaggacaggttccactcagaacaggcctcgccatggtcgaccaaagaagctgagtgcacatactcagcatcatatccagaggttgtgtttgggaaatagacgtatgagtgctgccagcattgctgcagaggttgaaggggtggggggtcagcctctCAGTGCtgagaccatatgccgcacactgcatcaaattggtgtgcatggctgtcgtcccagaagaaattctcttctaaagatgatgcacaagaaagcccgcaaacagtttgctgaagacaagcagactaaggacatggattactggaaccatgtcctgtggtctgatgagaccaagataaacttatttggttcagatggtgtgaAGCGTGTGTGGCGGAAACCAGGtcaggagtacaaagacaagtgtgtcttgcctacagtcaagcatggtggtgggagtgtcatggtctggggctgcatgagtgctgctggcactggggagatacagttcattgagggaaccatgaatgccaacatgtactgtgacatactgaagcagagcatgatcccctcccttcggagaccgGGCCGCAGGGCACTATtacagcatgataacgaccccaaactcACCTctaagacgaccactgccttgttgaagaagctgagggtgaaggtgatggactaaaccctattgagcatctgtggggcatcctcaaacggaaggtggaggagcacaaggtctctaacatccaccagctccgtgatgttgtcatggaggagaggaagaggactccagtggcaacctgtggagctctggtgaactccatgcccaagagggttaaggcagtgctggaaaataatggtggccacacaaaatattgacactttgggcccaatttggacattttcacttaggggtgtactcacttttgttgccagcggtttagacattaatggctgtgtgttgagttattttgaggggacagcaaatttacactgttacacaagctgtacactcactactttacattgtagcaaagtgtcatttcttcagtgtcgtcacatggaaagatatcatcaaatatttacaaaaatgtcaggggtgtactcacttttgtgggaTACTGTATATTACGGCATCGCTTCTGGAGTGAAATAACATCTGTGTTTGAATATTACAGGATTTGACTTGTGTGccagtatgtgaaaaaaaaacagtgatagGAGGAAAAACTGAATGTGTGTTGACACCTTGGGAAGGAAGGTTGATACCAGGGAAGGAACTTATGCTCAAATTGGTCAAAGCAGTTCACTAGTGGTGTAAGGTCTGGCTTTATTTGctcattttgaaacatttcttttaaacttttttttttaacatttcttttaaacattttgaaacatttcttttaaacagagaTCAGTTGAGATGCACAGAAATGTCTATTGAAGCTTCTCAGAGCAATTGCTGCATAATACCCCAAAGCCTCATTTGTATATGGTCTTCTGAATGGATTATGCTACTAAACTCACAGAGCAGCATTCTGCTTGTACTGACAACgtacatttgtttttacagaACCATTTTACCAGCTTTCCAAACAGGTAACAGGTACATTTCATTCACatgacacaaaagaaaaaaagcatgtcTATAGACTGTAATGACTAAAATAGCTGACTACTGAAAGATATATGGTGTTGGCTTGCTAATGCTAGCCATGTTAAAGCCATCTGGAAACCACGGCATGTGGGACTATAGCAAAAGCTCTTTCGGTCTTTGTTGACCTTTGTGCTTTATGTCTGTTCAAGAGTTTCTTTAGTTCTGGCCAGGTATAAATACAGGGGTTAAACCAGTCAGGTGGGCAGTTCAGCAGTTGGAAGCAGCTTGGACAAGTCAAACCAGTCACCATGACCATGGGCAGGGTAAACACTGCAAGaacattaaacatttgtttaatttcaaaTAGTTGCTCATTGTTGATCATTGCAATGCTTCTAAGGTAGCATAAACAAATGTGCCCAACTTTCAATTTGCTCAAAGGTTCTTTCTACCAAAAGCATTGATACTCTTCTTGTGAGACTGATTCTGAAACTCCTCACCCAACAGGTTATCTTCTATGAGGACAGGAACTTCATGGGGCGCTCCTATGAGTGCACCGGTGATTGTTCCGATATGCACTCTTACATGAGCCGCTGCCACTCCTGCAGGGTGGAGAGCGGCTGCTGGATGGTCTACGACCGCACCAACTTCATGGGAAACCAGTATTTCATGAGGAGGGGCGAGTACGCTGACTACATGAACATGTGGGGCTGGGGAAACAACTGCATCAGGTCCTGCCGCATGATCCCCATGGTATGGTATTGGATGTAACATACTTTTTAGGATACATATATCCCAGTAGGTGTTTTTACCCTAAAAAGACGGTGTTTGTCCTCTTCCCAAACAGCACAGAGGATCCTACAGAATGAGGATCTATGAGAGGGACAACTTCATGGGTCAGATGTATGAGATGTCGGACGACTGCGATTCCTTCATGGATCGTTACCACTGGTCCAACGGCTGCATGTCCTGCCATGTGATGGACGGCCACTGGCTCATGTACGAGCAGCCCCACTACAGAGGCAGGATGTGGTACTTCAGGCCTGGAGAGTACAGGAACTTCAGAGACTACGGTGGCATGAGGTTCATGAGCATGAGGCGCATCATGGACTCCTGGTATTAAAAGCAAACTGTGCTAAATTGACAATAAAGAAATTTCGAATAATCAAAATACAGAAAAGCGTTTGTGTTTTCCCTCCATAACGATCTCACCGTATCGCAATAAAGACGtttttaagaaaacattttagaaacCACTCCATTTGACAGTAATGAAGCACAATATGTCCTCCCATGACCTCCCAAGATTTGCTGGACTACCATGGATGAAGGTACAGCATTGGTTGGGGTGGTTATCTTGCACTAATATCTTAATagactttatattaaaattgTAACACCTCAAATAAAGCCAGTCCCATTTTTCCTGTCATTTAATTTGTGCTTTATAAAGTTATTCAAAAATAGTACAAAAGTGTTTAATCCAAGGTTCTGACATAAAGCCACACCAACCACACTATGACCTTTCAACTATTTACCTTCAACCACCAAACTCATTTCAGAGCAAAGTTGATTGAATCAAACACATTTTGAGATTTcattaaaacacattcaaatCAATACGCAAAAGaattcagcaaattcatcagaAAACAGCAAAGTATTGCAATGCATAACCAGCCATTGTTAAATTCTCATTCGACTAAGTCATTTTGagacacatttattaaaaaaaaagatgcatctGACCCTGCTTGGGTGTTTACTCCAAGTTTTAATTCTCAAGCACATGTTTTAAAGCAGCAATGTGTTTTGGCCACCCTGCCCAGATCTGACTCATAATTA of Ictalurus punctatus breed USDA103 chromosome 29, Coco_2.0, whole genome shotgun sequence contains these proteins:
- the LOC128629403 gene encoding gamma-crystallin M2-like, whose amino-acid sequence is MTMGRNSSPQQVIFYEDRNFMGRSYECTGDCSDMHSYMSRCHSCRVESGCWMVYDRTNFMGNQYFMRRGEYADYMNMWGWGNNCIRSCRMIPMYRGSYRMRIYERDNFMGQMYEMSDDCDSFMDRYHWSNGCMSCHVIDGHWLMYEQPHYRGRMWYFRPGEYRNFRDYGGMRFMSMRRIMDSWY
- the LOC108261988 gene encoding gamma-crystallin M2: MTMGRVLSTKSIDTLLVRLILKLLTQQVIFYEDRNFMGRSYECTGDCSDMHSYMSRCHSCRVESGCWMVYDRTNFMGNQYFMRRGEYADYMNMWGWGNNCIRSCRMIPMHRGSYRMRIYERDNFMGQMYEMSDDCDSFMDRYHWSNGCMSCHVMDGHWLMYEQPHYRGRMWYFRPGEYRNFRDYGGMRFMSMRRIMDSWY